Genomic DNA from Haloarcula rubripromontorii:
CTCCGATGTGGAGACCACCGCATCACCTGCTCATGCACACTGATACGACCCAAGCCGTTCCTGATCAACGGACTCAGGCCCGTTCAGGTTGGTCGGCTCTGTCAGGAGAACCAAATCCACGCGGTCGATAGCGTCGTCGTGGCTTTGATTCCATTGCGAACACAGATACGTTGCGAGCGACCGTCGAAGACTGGATTTGTGACGGGCTGTGCCGAGGAACTTTTTCCAGCGCGGGTTTGGAATCCGGTCGGATACCTCCGCTGGCCGAGAGAGATTGACCGGCTCCCCGGTAAGCGCGTCAATCCGTTGTCCGGAGTCCAGGGTTGCCGGGGCCGCGTACCACCACGTTTCCTGTGGGGGGTCCGGCGCAAACATATTCCAGCTCCGGGCTTCGATTCTGTCCGGCGTTCCTGTCGGTGCGGGGACGAATCCGACCGCGATAGCGTTGAGAACGACAATCGCGACGACCCCGAGCGCCGCTAGCGAAGACGCCGTCGTGGGGAACCGGCTCTGCGAGGGACCTGCCGCAGACTCCGGCCGCCGCGGGCGCAACGCTTCAGTGGCGGCGGGCCAATGGTCCGCGAGCGCGTCCCAGAATGACGGCGGGAAAAACAGGACCAGTCCGACAATAGAGACAAGCGGGAACACGCCAAGCTGAAACGAGAGCGCCATACAGATGTGCGCGGTGACGAACGCCGCGACCAGTCCAGTCCGATACCGTCCGGTCCAGATGAGCAACAGCGGGGACCCGACGAGCAAGGCGAGCCAGAGCCAGTTCCCCAGGACCAGCACCACGTCCCAGCCTGCAACCACATCACCAACGCGGACAGTGAGGTGGTCGAGCTGGAACACGTATCGCACTGCAGTCCCCCGGTGCCAGTGTGTGCCGCGAACCTTCATGAGGCCGTTCGTCACGTACACCGCCAGCACTTGCAGGAGGATGCCTGCAGTACCGGCGGTGGCGACCCGTGTCGAGGCGGACTCCGGCGGCCCATCTTCCCAGCCACAGCCGAGCGGGAGCAGGAGGCTCCAGAACAGCAGCCGGCGAAACAGCGTATCGCCGGCGTTGAGGATGACAGGGTTCCGGAGCTGTATCGCTACGAGCAGGACGAACGCGATGCCCGCACTCAGACGGGGACGGTAGCCGACCACCAGCGCGAGTGCTGCGAGTGCTGTCAGTCCGAAGACTACTACCGGCAGCCAGACCGTCCCCGAGAGAGCGAGCGGCGATGTGGTCCCCAGAACCGGATACAGTTCAGTCAGTGTCGAGCGCGGGAGCGCGCCACTGTCGGTGTAAAACGCACCGATGTCCGACCACCGCAGCGCGATGTCGGTGAGGAGACATAGTCCGAGCAACACTCTAAACGCTGCAAGTGCGCGTCGGTCAATAGCGATACGGCGGACCAGCCGCTGACGGCGGGCAAACTCGGAGAGCATCTGTGGGGAGGGCGACGAGACACTGACTTAGTGTCACGTATGCGATTAGAACCCACTTTTCAGCCGGGTTGAATTAAAGTAACGGAATGTAGAGATCAGGCAACAGGAGACCGGACATCGCTATACGCAGAGTGTGATGCCACACCGCCTCTCAGGACCCGGCCGCGTCGTCGATTCGCTCAGAGACGTATATCACGAGGCCAAGCAACACGCCGAGGACGATACCAATAGTGACGAATCCGTAGATAGCGACGCCAAACGGCGTCGGCGGCAGTGCGATCACACCGAACAGTTCCGGTTCGAGGTCCTCCGGTCGGATGCTGCCGAGAACGAACCCCATCACTCCGGCAAGAACAACGATAGCAACGTACAGGCGAAGGACGATCTGCCGTCCAGACCTGGCCTCAACTTCGCTCATGTGGGACCAACGGCGCGAAGACGATTAGCCTTTTTCACTTCCACGCCGTAGCTATCCTATGTCACAGAAGGAGCTACTGTTTCTCGTCCTGACCGGAATTGCACTCATGATGTTCGTGACGGCTATGGTGCTCGTTTCTGGCGCAAGCTAACGGGCACTGTCAGTTCGGTCGTGGCTACAGAGGAAGCAAAAGCAGCGAAAACAGCGGGACGCTTACGAGTCGTCTTGTTCTTCCTGACCGCCGTCGGCGAGTAGCGACGGGTCCTTCTCCGGGCTGTCAGCTTCGAGTTGCTCGTCGAACCACTGGAACTCGCGGTCCAGCATGCCGTCGCGCTCGAGGTTCCACGGGTCGCCGTCCTCGACCTTCGGGCCTTCGAGCCAGGACTGGACGATGTTCCAGACGAAGAACAGCTGGCCGATAAACAGGATGACTGCGCCCACCGTCGCCGCCTGGTGGAACGTCGACACCTGCGTCAGTGGCGCGATAGCGCCGTCGAACTGGTAGGTGGCGTAGCGCCGGGGCATCCCCAGATAGCCCAGCGCGAGCATCGCGAAGAACGTGATGTTGGTCCCGATCATCGAGAGCCAGAAGTGCGCCTTCCCGAGGGTGCGCTGGTACATCCGGCCGGTGAATATCGGGAACCAGTAGTAGATGCCGGCGAAGGCCGCGAAGCCGATGGCCCCCATCACGATGTAGTGGAAGTGGCCCACGACGTAGTAGGTGTCGTGGAGGATCAGGTCGACGGGGATGGAGGCGAGGAACACGCCCGTCACGCCGCCGATGATGAAGTTCGAGACGAAGCCGATACAGAACAGCATCGGCGTCGTCAGGCGCAGACGGCCGTTCCACATCGTCGTTATCCAGTTGAACGTTTTAACGGCGCTCGGTATTGCGATAGCCAGCGAGACAGCCATGAACGACGCCCGGAGCCGTGGGTCCATGCCCGTCGAGAACATGTGGTGGGCCCAGACGCCGAAGGAGAGGACTCCGATTGCGAGCGTCGAGTAGACGACGAACTTGAAGCCGAACAGTTTCCGGCCGGAGAACTTCGGCAGGATGAGGCTGACCAGTCCCATCGGCGGCAGGACGAGGATGTACACCTCAGGGTGGCCGAAGAACCAGAACAGGTGCTGCCACAGCAGCGGGCCACCGCCCTCAACGGCGAAGAACGTCGTCTGAAGGTTCCGGTCCAGCAGCAGCATCACGATGGCGCTGCCAAGCAGCGGGAACGCGAACAGGATCAGCGCGGACTGGGTGAGAATCGTCCACGAGAAGATGTCGAGGTTCGCCCAGTTGACCTCCTCGTTGCGCTCCGTGAAGATGGTCGCGATGAAGTTGATTGCGCCCATCGTCGCTGCGACGCCTGAAAGGTGTAGCCCGAGCAGCATCAGGTCGACACCGGGGTTCGCCTGCTCGACCGACAGCGGCGTGTACATCGTCCAGGCCGTGCGGGCCGGCTCGATCATGTTGTCGGTCACCGGCGCGAGGAAGAACCCCGCCCAGATCAGCAGTGCTGCCGGCGGGAGGAGCCAGAACGCGATGGCGTTGATACGTGGGAACGCCATGTCGTCCGCTCCGATGAGCAGCGGGATGAAGTAGTTCGCGAACGCCGCGATGATGGGCGTCCCGAACAGGAACAGCATCGTAATGCCGTGACTCGTCAGGATGGAGTTGTAGGCGTTGTTGCCAAGGATGGCCCCGGCGGGCGTGACAAGCTGGATACGAATGAGCATCGCCATAATCCCACCGACCGCCAGAGCGATGACCGCGTACACCCCGTACAAGAGACCGATGTCCTTGTGATCGACAGTTGTTAGCCAGCGAATGATACCTGCGGGTTTCTCACGGTTGATGACCGTTGTCTCGTCACCCGTGACGGCCCCGCCACCCGCGAGCGGCGTATACGAACGCCAGTTCTCGACACGGGTGAGAAGCGCGGCGACGCCGACGAGGAGGACGGCCATCAGCCCCGTCAGCACAATATCTCCTGCTACCATAGTCGTCCTTCAGGACTGGGACATTATCAAAGGGTCGATTCCTGCAGCAACGACGATGCTCATCGGGCATTGAAACCGCAGAAAGAAGGAACACCTCACACTGTTTCCCGGTGGTGGGCGCGGTCGGTTTCAGAAACGGTCTGTCCGCGCTATCCGCTCAGTCTTCGTGGCCCAGTTCGCCGTTCTCTTTCTCAGCGTTCTCGACGGCCTTCCCCGCGTAGTAGGTCAGGACGGCGAGCAACAGGAACATCGAGATGATCAGTGCGAACTGCATCCCGGAGAAGACGGGATCGGTTCCGAACGCCGGGAACGCGGCGAACGCGACGATGAAGAAGAAGAGAATCCCGAGCGGGATGACGTTCACGGTGAGGTCGAGCAGGGTATCTTTTTCGAACCCGAACAGTGCCATGCTTTCTCGTTAGAACAGGCCAGTAAATAGAGTGTTGGTTTCCGAATCGGGCTGGTGCCCGCCTCAGGCTGCGGTCTGTTCCATAACCGAGGCGACGCCGCCCATCGCGATCATCACAGCACCCGCCACGGCGACGGCCACCAGCCGAGTGAACAGCGGCCCGGTCCCGACGTTCGACAGCGCGATATCGGCGACTGGGACTTGCCAGATGGTAAACGCGGCGGCGAGGACGATAAGAACGACTCCGACTCCAAGCAGGGTTGGCCAGGGTCGTTCCACGTACCCGGACTCGGTGAGGATACCGGCGATACTACCGCCAAACAGTATCAGGCCGAAGACAGCCACCGGAAAGAGTCCGACGAACACGCCAATTTCTGACAGTGCTAATCCCAGTGCGACAAACAGCGGCCACGGACTCGCGGTCGGATACTGGTCGCTTAGTCCCGGCTCCTCTACCATACCAGTTCTTGTGGCCGACTCGGCATATGTCCATCGGACTGCGCCCGTGGGCACAAACTATTTGTTCACCATCCGGCTTGGTGGGAGTAATGAGTACACGCACGGTCGAACGGGTCGACGGCTGGGAGTCGGTTCCGTTCGACGGCGGGTTCGCG
This window encodes:
- a CDS encoding HTTM domain-containing protein; translation: MLSEFARRQRLVRRIAIDRRALAAFRVLLGLCLLTDIALRWSDIGAFYTDSGALPRSTLTELYPVLGTTSPLALSGTVWLPVVVFGLTALAALALVVGYRPRLSAGIAFVLLVAIQLRNPVILNAGDTLFRRLLFWSLLLPLGCGWEDGPPESASTRVATAGTAGILLQVLAVYVTNGLMKVRGTHWHRGTAVRYVFQLDHLTVRVGDVVAGWDVVLVLGNWLWLALLVGSPLLLIWTGRYRTGLVAAFVTAHICMALSFQLGVFPLVSIVGLVLFFPPSFWDALADHWPAATEALRPRRPESAAGPSQSRFPTTASSLAALGVVAIVVLNAIAVGFVPAPTGTPDRIEARSWNMFAPDPPQETWWYAAPATLDSGQRIDALTGEPVNLSRPAEVSDRIPNPRWKKFLGTARHKSSLRRSLATYLCSQWNQSHDDAIDRVDLVLLTEPTNLNGPESVDQERLGSYQCA
- a CDS encoding DUF7520 family protein is translated as MSEVEARSGRQIVLRLYVAIVVLAGVMGFVLGSIRPEDLEPELFGVIALPPTPFGVAIYGFVTIGIVLGVLLGLVIYVSERIDDAAGS
- the ctaD gene encoding cytochrome c oxidase subunit I — its product is MVAGDIVLTGLMAVLLVGVAALLTRVENWRSYTPLAGGGAVTGDETTVINREKPAGIIRWLTTVDHKDIGLLYGVYAVIALAVGGIMAMLIRIQLVTPAGAILGNNAYNSILTSHGITMLFLFGTPIIAAFANYFIPLLIGADDMAFPRINAIAFWLLPPAALLIWAGFFLAPVTDNMIEPARTAWTMYTPLSVEQANPGVDLMLLGLHLSGVAATMGAINFIATIFTERNEEVNWANLDIFSWTILTQSALILFAFPLLGSAIVMLLLDRNLQTTFFAVEGGGPLLWQHLFWFFGHPEVYILVLPPMGLVSLILPKFSGRKLFGFKFVVYSTLAIGVLSFGVWAHHMFSTGMDPRLRASFMAVSLAIAIPSAVKTFNWITTMWNGRLRLTTPMLFCIGFVSNFIIGGVTGVFLASIPVDLILHDTYYVVGHFHYIVMGAIGFAAFAGIYYWFPIFTGRMYQRTLGKAHFWLSMIGTNITFFAMLALGYLGMPRRYATYQFDGAIAPLTQVSTFHQAATVGAVILFIGQLFFVWNIVQSWLEGPKVEDGDPWNLERDGMLDREFQWFDEQLEADSPEKDPSLLADGGQEEQDDS
- a CDS encoding DUF6684 family protein, translating into MALFGFEKDTLLDLTVNVIPLGILFFFIVAFAAFPAFGTDPVFSGMQFALIISMFLLLAVLTYYAGKAVENAEKENGELGHED
- a CDS encoding DUF7541 family protein; the encoded protein is MVEEPGLSDQYPTASPWPLFVALGLALSEIGVFVGLFPVAVFGLILFGGSIAGILTESGYVERPWPTLLGVGVVLIVLAAAFTIWQVPVADIALSNVGTGPLFTRLVAVAVAGAVMIAMGGVASVMEQTAA